A window of the Nycticebus coucang isolate mNycCou1 chromosome 3, mNycCou1.pri, whole genome shotgun sequence genome harbors these coding sequences:
- the EMX2 gene encoding homeobox protein EMX2 isoform X1, translated as MFQPAPKRCFTIESLVAKDSPLPASRSEDPIRPAALSYANSSPINPFLNGFHSAAAAAAGRGVYSNPDLVFAEAVSHPPNPAVPVHPVPPPHALAAHPLPSSHSPHPLFASQQRDPSTFYPWLIHRYRYLGHRFQGNDTSPESFLLHNALARKPKRIRTAFSPSQLLRLEHAFEKNHYVVGAERKQLAHSLSLTETQVKVWFQNRRTKFKRQKLEEEGSDSQQKKKGTHHINRWRIATKQASPEEIDVTSDD; from the exons ATGTTCCAGCCGGCGCCCAAGCGCTGCTTCACCATCGAGTCGCTGGTGGCCAAGGACAGTCCCCTGCCCGCCTCTCGCTCAGAAGACCCCATCCGTCCTGCCGCGCTCAGCTACGCCAACTCCAGCCCCATAAATCCGTTTCTCAACGGCTTCCACTCGGCTGCAGCGGCCGCTGCCGGTAGGGGAGTCTATTCCAACCCGGACTTGGTCTTCGCCGAGGCGGTCTCGCACCCGCCCAACCCCGCTGTGCCAGTGCACCCGGTGCCACCACCGCACGCCCTGGCCGCCCACCCCCTGCCCTCCTCGCACTCGCCACACCCCCTCTTCGCCTCGCAGCAGCGGGACCCGTCCACCTTTTACCCCTGGCTCATCCACCGCTACCGATATCTGGGTCATCGCTTCCAAG GAAACGACACAAGCCCTGAGAGTTTTCTTTTGCACAATGCGCTGGCCAGAAAGCCGAAGCGAATCCGAACCGCCTTCTCCCCGTCCCAGCTTCTAAGGCTGGAACACGCCTTCGAGAAGAATCACTACGTGGTGGGCGCGGAAAGGAAGCAGCTGGCACACAGCCTCAGCCTCACGGAAACTCAG GTAAAAGTATGGTTTCAGAATCGGAGAACGAAGTTCAAAAGGCAGAAGTTGGAGGAAGAAGGCTCAGATtcgcaacaaaagaaaaaaggaacgcACCATATTAACCGGTGGAGAATCGCCACCAAGCAGGCGAGTCCGGAGGAAATAGATGTGACCTCAGATGATTAA
- the EMX2 gene encoding homeobox protein EMX2 isoform X2, with the protein MFQPAPKRCFTIESLVAKDSPLPASRSEDPIRPAALSYANSSPINPFLNGFHSAAAAAAGRGVYSNPDLVFAEAVSHPPNPAVPVHPVPPPHALAAHPLPSSHSPHPLFASQQRDPSTFYPWLIHRYRYLGHRFQGKSMVSESENEVQKAEVGGRRLRFATKEKRNAPY; encoded by the exons ATGTTCCAGCCGGCGCCCAAGCGCTGCTTCACCATCGAGTCGCTGGTGGCCAAGGACAGTCCCCTGCCCGCCTCTCGCTCAGAAGACCCCATCCGTCCTGCCGCGCTCAGCTACGCCAACTCCAGCCCCATAAATCCGTTTCTCAACGGCTTCCACTCGGCTGCAGCGGCCGCTGCCGGTAGGGGAGTCTATTCCAACCCGGACTTGGTCTTCGCCGAGGCGGTCTCGCACCCGCCCAACCCCGCTGTGCCAGTGCACCCGGTGCCACCACCGCACGCCCTGGCCGCCCACCCCCTGCCCTCCTCGCACTCGCCACACCCCCTCTTCGCCTCGCAGCAGCGGGACCCGTCCACCTTTTACCCCTGGCTCATCCACCGCTACCGATATCTGGGTCATCGCTTCCAAG GTAAAAGTATGGTTTCAGAATCGGAGAACGAAGTTCAAAAGGCAGAAGTTGGAGGAAGAAGGCTCAGATtcgcaacaaaagaaaaaaggaacgcACCATATTAA